The following is a genomic window from Nitrospinota bacterium.
TCCTCCAAAAGTATTTGGTTCTCCAATTTCTCCTTCAAATGGTGCGGTAATTCTTCCCCCTAAAGGAATTTGATATAAGCCATATAGGGAGACTAAAAGACAGGTAAGTAGAGAACAAAATACAAATCTTTTTAGCTGTACCTCAGAATGGAGGTGGTTTACAACCATGAAATAAACAATAAAATATTCTATATATTTTAAGACATAAAAGAAGCCGCTTAAGGGGTTCACACTACCCGTTATCATTCCTAAACAGGTGACAAAAAGAGATGATATGGTGTAGAAGAAAATTGGTAGGTTTAGGGGGGTTCTTAAAAATAACCCCAATTCTTTATAAATTGCTGACTTTGCAAACCAGCTGAATCCGATAATCACCAACAAAAAATCATCAAAACGAAGGGTAATTCCCCTTCCCAAAAGAGCGCTTCCTCCAATCTGACCAACGATAAACTCTGGACCTAACAACATAGAAAAAATAAAGATATAGAGAGCGGCTTCTGTGTTGACAAAACTGATGATAAATACCGAAAATCCAAGGATAATTGCTATTGCGTAGAGGTGCATCTCAAGAGCTGATAAATAGGCTATAAGGAAGGATATACATATGATTCCCGTTATAAATAAAAGGTAAGTTATATAAAATTGTCCGATGTCATTTAAAATTTTTAAGGAATTCTTTGGTTTCATTTTTAATAGGAACTGTTAAAGGATACATAGATTTTTTTAAATAAGAAGGGGATTTTCCGTTTTTAATAGAAAAATCCCCTTTTACGATTCATTAAGAATTTATATCTATCCTGTTTTTGGCTTTAAGAGCTGTAGCAGACCTAGATTTAAAGCCAGTAATAAAAGAGAATCGGTAAATCTTAGAAGGGCATTTGCTTCGATTCCCATGATGGGAATTAATGTTAGTTCTCTTCAATTTTTTTAATATAGATGAAAAAATCATTAAAGTTACAAAGCTTCGCCCTCTAAATTACAAAATATCTTTGTTAATATAAATATTATATATGATATTATCATGATTCTCATTAAAAATCAAACAGTTAAAATCTATTTCAAAAAGGGAAAGATTGGCATTATTGAGATTTAAAAATTTTCTGATATTGTCCTTTTAAAATTTTCAGCTTTTGCTGGATATTTTTTTCAAAATTTATAAGTAGAGGTTCTAATTTAATAATGTTTTTCTGCCAGATCAATCCATTGAATAGGAAGAGGAGAGAAAGAAAAGTAACAAGGATTTTTTTAGAAGTGCCTGAAGTTTTTTTATCTATTATTATTTTTTCTTTTTTAGGATCAATTTTAGATTCTTTCTTTTCCCCTTTTTTAAAAAACATTCTTAGAAAAGATCTCAAAAAAGAGAACTTTTTAGCTTTAGCAACTGGTGTTTCTTCATAGACATAATATTTTTCGTATTTTAAGTCATAAAAATCTGGACTAATTTCGGCTTTAAGGCCATTTAAAACCACTCCTATAACATTTGCCTTAACATTTTCTAGCTGAACTCTGGCTCGTCTTAGCGCTCCACGTGCAATCTTTCCTACCTGATAGATGATAACTACACCATTTATCTTAGAACCTAAGATAGCAGCGTCTGTAGCCGGAAGTACAGGAGCGCTGTCAAAGAGAACAACATCATATTCCTTTTCAACTTGAGAAATAAATTCATTCATTCTCTCAGAGGTAAGGAGTTCTGATGGATTGGGAGGGGGGGTTCCAGAACTAATTATATTCATGTTATCAATGCCAGGGGTTAGCATGATGTCTTCCATACCCATCTTTCCCACCATGATATCTGTTACTGTCTTTACTGCTTCTTTCAATGTAGAGTTTCCTAATATGATATCAGTAAGTCCAGGTTCTCTATCGATTCCAAAAATTTTATTAATGGTGGGTCTTCTTAAATCAGCGTCAACAAGGAGAGTTTTATGTCCCATTTGTGCCGTAGTTAAAGCGAGATTTATGACGGTTGTGGTCTTCCCTTCAAGGAGAGAAGCACTGGTAAAGAGAATCGACTTTACCCCTTTTTCTAAGCCTATAAATTGAATATTAGTCCGAAGGGCACGATAGCTTTCGGCCACAGGAGATTTTGGAGCAAAATGGGAAACAAGCCTAGCATTTCTTTCTAATGTTTTTTCATCCTTTTCTATGTGGCTTTTTTTTGCAATGATATCTTTAATTTCATCAATACCGATATGAGGGATTATCCCTAAGACAGGGATATTAAGATAACTTTCTACATCCTCAATAGTCCCAATAGAGGTATCAAGTGTTTCTGAAATAAAGGCAAAGACAACACCTAAAATTATACCTATAAATATTCCTATAAAGGTTGACAAAAAAACCTTAGGAGGGTTTATCGAGGAGCTTATCTCTAAAGCAGGTTTTATAATGGTTATTTCTTCTA
Proteins encoded in this region:
- a CDS encoding AAA family ATPase, with protein sequence MPAYDINLRDYWRVIRKKKLIIISTTLLMGIFSFFFAQYLKPMPLYKSTSSVKVERATTLAGLVLQVVSYAEGDNLATQAEVITSYPVIEKVAKEMGFIDKNIPSELIRRDKNLLRKVSALKDQISTKIEGYTNIINITAITPDPKLSQNLANTVAEVYRQENIQEKNKRIIKARKFIEEQLDIIGKRLRKNEENLREFKEKNKLIYFDTQTKGTLAELFSIESEYEKISNMLNEIIEIKKLLKSQKGFLEESLPPLIYVKLTPLFTSLHSLLSDLSIKLDKLLQIYTEDHPEVIEINNEIKMVIKKMTEELLSQETTLRTQQKRLQNHIENRRKNLDSLPETSLTLARLERNVSLDTQLYTLLQSKYQESLIQEAEKIEEITIIKPALEISSSINPPKVFLSTFIGIFIGIILGVVFAFISETLDTSIGTIEDVESYLNIPVLGIIPHIGIDEIKDIIAKKSHIEKDEKTLERNARLVSHFAPKSPVAESYRALRTNIQFIGLEKGVKSILFTSASLLEGKTTTVINLALTTAQMGHKTLLVDADLRRPTINKIFGIDREPGLTDIILGNSTLKEAVKTVTDIMVGKMGMEDIMLTPGIDNMNIISSGTPPPNPSELLTSERMNEFISQVEKEYDVVLFDSAPVLPATDAAILGSKINGVVIIYQVGKIARGALRRARVQLENVKANVIGVVLNGLKAEISPDFYDLKYEKYYVYEETPVAKAKKFSFLRSFLRMFFKKGEKKESKIDPKKEKIIIDKKTSGTSKKILVTFLSLLFLFNGLIWQKNIIKLEPLLINFEKNIQQKLKILKGQYQKIFKSQ